From Armatimonadota bacterium, one genomic window encodes:
- a CDS encoding mandelate racemase yields MRITQIEIYGYDLHYVHGDYVMSGGRVVRALPSTVVKVTTDQGIAGWSEVCPLGQTYLPGFSGGARAALRGHAYAKSPVDVACWDVLGKATGLPVATLLGGQRQDRYPLYVAVPLGNVQEMAAFVQAHRAEDIHRFQLKIGGDPHQDAARLLDPLPRVYLEQPCPTLEECVAVRKVTTLPMIYDEIVTDVPSLLAAVQQGGAGGINLKISRVGGLTKARLIRDLCEALGVSLTIEDTWGGDLVTAAVSHLAASVRPEALFTVSFMNDWTKEHIAGYRPRSRDGWGGPTSGPGLGVEVDIRTLGEPLYVAR; encoded by the coding sequence TTGCGGATCACGCAGATCGAGATCTACGGGTACGACCTGCACTATGTCCACGGCGACTACGTGATGTCCGGCGGCCGCGTTGTGCGGGCGCTGCCGTCTACCGTGGTGAAGGTGACAACCGACCAGGGGATCGCCGGCTGGAGCGAGGTCTGCCCGCTAGGCCAGACCTACCTGCCCGGGTTCTCGGGAGGCGCCCGGGCGGCGCTGCGCGGGCACGCGTATGCCAAGAGCCCGGTGGACGTGGCCTGCTGGGATGTCCTGGGCAAGGCCACAGGGCTGCCGGTTGCCACGTTGTTAGGAGGCCAGCGGCAGGACAGGTACCCGCTGTACGTGGCGGTCCCGCTCGGAAACGTCCAGGAGATGGCCGCGTTCGTCCAGGCACACCGCGCCGAGGACATCCACCGATTCCAGTTGAAGATCGGCGGCGATCCGCATCAGGACGCGGCCCGTCTGCTCGACCCGCTCCCGCGCGTGTATCTGGAACAACCGTGTCCCACGCTGGAGGAATGTGTCGCGGTCCGCAAGGTGACGACGTTGCCGATGATCTACGACGAGATCGTCACGGATGTGCCGTCGCTGCTGGCCGCCGTGCAGCAGGGCGGCGCTGGAGGCATCAATCTCAAGATCAGCAGGGTCGGCGGTCTGACCAAGGCGCGTTTGATTCGCGACCTGTGCGAAGCGCTCGGCGTGTCGCTGACAATCGAAGACACCTGGGGCGGCGACCTGGTCACCGCGGCGGTGAGCCACCTCGCGGCGAGTGTGCGGCCGGAGGCCCTGTTCACCGTGTCGTTCATGAATGATTGGACAAAGGAGCACATCGCGGGCTACCGGCCGCGCTCCAGAGACGGCTGGGGCGGGCCCACATCGGGTCCAGGCCTCGGCGTCGAGGTGGACATCCGGACTCTCGGCGAACCCCTGTATGTGGCGCGCTAG
- a CDS encoding NADP transhydrogenase subunit alpha, producing the protein MKPKVAVLGAGNGGHAFAGDLARRGFPVRLYNKFAHEIVDLQAAGGVRLEGAIDGFGRLELVTTDIAPVVAEADIILVVVPATAHAFMAEECSPYLRDGQVIVLNPGRTGGALEFRQVLASHGVEGRVVVSEAQTLLFACRISGPARVRVNSIKRQVPLAALPASDTPRVLEVLRPLYPQFVAARDVLETGLDNMGAVFHPGTVVLSVARIESGVPFEFYRDMTPAVARFLEAIDEERLAVARAYDVSAISAAEWLKRSYEGVSGVTLYDRILGNPAYAGIAAPRSLDTRYVLEDVPTGLVPIASLGRLAGVDVRVTAGLVDVCGALCRRDFWREGRDLHRLGVAGLTVAEAKALIQSGPAVTR; encoded by the coding sequence ATGAAGCCCAAAGTGGCTGTCCTGGGGGCGGGCAACGGCGGGCACGCCTTTGCCGGTGATCTGGCGCGGCGTGGCTTTCCGGTTCGCCTCTACAACAAGTTCGCCCATGAGATCGTTGATCTCCAGGCAGCGGGCGGCGTGCGGCTGGAGGGCGCCATTGACGGGTTTGGGCGGCTGGAGCTGGTGACGACGGACATTGCGCCGGTTGTAGCCGAGGCCGACATCATCCTGGTGGTGGTGCCGGCTACGGCCCACGCCTTCATGGCTGAGGAGTGCAGCCCCTACCTTCGCGACGGGCAGGTCATCGTCCTCAATCCGGGGCGCACCGGGGGTGCGCTGGAATTCCGCCAGGTGCTGGCGAGCCACGGTGTGGAGGGCCGGGTCGTGGTGTCGGAGGCCCAGACCCTACTGTTCGCCTGCCGGATTTCGGGTCCGGCCCGCGTCCGGGTGAACAGCATCAAGCGCCAGGTGCCGCTGGCCGCGCTGCCCGCGAGCGATACACCGCGGGTCCTGGAAGTTCTGCGTCCTCTGTACCCGCAGTTCGTCGCAGCCCGGGACGTGCTAGAGACCGGTTTGGACAACATGGGGGCCGTGTTCCACCCCGGCACGGTCGTGCTGAGCGTGGCGCGCATCGAGTCCGGCGTGCCGTTCGAATTCTATCGCGACATGACGCCGGCCGTGGCGCGTTTCCTGGAGGCGATCGACGAGGAGCGGCTCGCCGTGGCGCGGGCGTACGATGTGAGCGCCATCTCGGCCGCCGAGTGGCTGAAGCGAAGTTACGAGGGCGTCAGCGGCGTCACGCTCTACGACCGGATCCTCGGCAATCCGGCCTACGCGGGCATCGCCGCCCCGCGCTCGCTGGATACCCGCTACGTCTTGGAAGATGTGCCCACGGGTCTCGTGCCCATCGCGTCGCTCGGTCGGTTGGCCGGGGTAGACGTGCGGGTGACGGCGGGTCTGGTTGACGTGTGCGGTGCCTTGTGCCGGCGCGACTTCTGGAGGGAGGGCCGCGATCTCCATCGGCTGGGAGTTGCCGGCCTCACAGTTGCAGAGGCCAAGGCGCTGATCCAGAGTGGACCCGCCGTGACGCGGTAG